In Pseudomonas flavescens, the sequence CAGGAATACATAGGGCGTCAGACCGTCTTCGATCCAGGCCGCGACCTTGTCCAGCCAGGGCTCGAGAAAGGGCTGGTTGGCATCCAGATCCGGACCGCCGATGAAGCGCACCTGGGGGCTGTCGCTGAACGCCGCCGGGCGAATCGGCAGGCGGGGTTTCTTCGATTGCGCATGCAACACCGCCGGGTCGCTGGAGCGGCAACTGAACAGCGCACGGGAATCCAGGCAAATGCGCTCGACACCCCGTTCGTGCAGCAGCCGATTGAGGGCGCGCTCTTCGTCACCCTTGTCGAAGAACGCCGGGTGGCGGACTTCGACGGCCAGCCGACGCTGCGAGAACGCATCCAGCCACACCGCCAGCTCGTTCAGTCGAGAAGGCCCGAACATGGCCGGCAGCTGCAGCCACAGCGGCGCCACTCTATCTCCCAGCGGCGCCAGGAGTTCGAGAAACGCCTGGGTGCCGTCGAGCTGATCACGCAGATCCCCCTCGTGGCTGATGTCCTTGTGCACCTTGGCGCAGAAGCGGAAGTGCTCGGGCATGCGCTGTACCCAGCGAACCAGCTTGTCCTGATCAGGGCGGGCATAGAACGTGGTATTGCCTTCCACCGCATTGAAGACGCGGCAGTAGTGTTCGAGGCTGTCAGCCAGATTGAGGTCGGCCGGATAGAAACTGCCGCGCCAGGCGGTCTCGTTCCAGGAAGGGCAACCGAGGAAATAGGGAAGCATGGCAAATCGCTGACGAGTCAAAGGCCGCTATTGTGCCCTGTGTACGGCCAGAGGTGCAGATCGGAAGTCGATCAGGCGTACAGATCGAGACCCAACACCTGCTGGGCATCCACGTCACGGGCATAGGCCTCGGTGCTGCTGTAGCTGGCGATGGCCTGAGCGGCGCGATTGCTCATGGCTGGCTGGTAGGTCACGTCCAGCGAGCGCACCGGGAAGTTGTCGGTGCTGGAGTTGGTCTGCTGCACGCGACGAATTTGCGGGGTCTGCTCGAAGCCCTGAGTAGCGGCGGTGGTTGCCGGTTGCTCGCGCTTTACTTCCTCTTCCCGGTTCGCCTCACGATAGGGCGTGACCGCAGTCCCCGAGCGGGGGCCACGATCCGGTGAGTAGGGCGCGATGTTACCGTCGATACGCATCAGTGAAGGCTCGGCAGAAAGACGTGCGGAAGTGCTGGCAATTTAGCTGCACCACACGGCCTTGGCAATGCATGGCGGGAAGTTGACGACAAAAGGACGGCTCGTCCGTCGGCAAATTCAGAATCCAGCCGGTGGCGGCATCTTGGGAGTGGCCACCTTGTCACGCAGATAGATCGGCTGCGCCTGGTCGGCAACCACCGCCTCACCCCGCGCCCAGGCGAAACGCGCCAGGCTCAGCAGGTCCTCGGCGTGGGGCAGCATGTCATCATCCCTGGCAGCAACCTGTGCGGCAATGCGCGGCGCAAAGGTGCCCCAGCCGGTACCGGCACCGAACCACTCGCCTGCCGCCTCGCTCGGCAGCAGCGCCTGCTCCGGCGCCAGCACGGCCTCGTGACCGACCAGCCGCATCTCGCCCTGCTCGGCGCGGTAACAGCCCCAATAGACCTCATCCATGCGCGCATCGATGGCCGCAGCGACCTGGCTGGCCCCGTGCTCACGAAGCGCGCGTTGCGCCAGCACCGCCAGGTTGGACACCGGCAGCACCGGGCGATCGAGCGCGAACGCCAGCCCCTGAACCACGCCGATGGCGATGCGCACACCGGTGAAGGCACCTGGGCCACGACCGAAGGCGATGGCATCCAGCGCCGACAGTGCGACGCCCTGCTCGCCCAGCAGCGCCTTGATCATCGGCAACAGCCGTTGAGCGTGCATACGCGGGATCACCTCGTAGTGACTCGTCACTCGACCATCGTGCAGCAGGGCGACGGAACAGGCTTCGGTGGCGGTATCGAGGGCCAGCAGAGTGGTCATGGTGATCTGTAGAGGTGGCTGAGCGGGCGGGCATTAAAACGGTTTGATGCGTTTTTTTCCAGCACAGCGGGGCAAACGGCAGGTCCTGCGGCCCATGAGGCGGTGCAACTGAGTGCTACACCACCACGACGATGCCCTGGATGGGCACCGGCAAGCAGCGGGTCAGCCCGCGAGCGGACGGGCTGGCTCGCTTACCACTTCTCGATGACGGGCTTGGCGTCCCAGCCCTTCAGGGGCTCTTTCGACCAGGTGCCATAGCCGGAATTGGGGAACACGATCCACTCGGTGCCCCATTTAGCGGACTCTGCCTCGGCGGTCGCGCGCTGCTCCGCCACCGGCGTCTTGCGGAAACGTGCATCGAAGTCATGCAGGGTGTCACCGAGCAGCATCACGATGCGGTAGTCCTTGGCGACCAGCGCTCGGCGCTCGACCTTGGGCGGTCCGAGCAGCAGCACGCTTTCTGCGCTGACCTGCGGCAGGTCGAGCTTCTTCAGGGCCTTGAGGGTGTAGTCCTTCTGCTCTTGCGAGCGATCCGATACATAGCGGATGGCGACGCCCAGCTTGTCAGCGTGCTCGAGGAATTTCTTGGCACCCGGGATCAATACCGGATTGCCGTCGCGCTCCCAAGGCAGCCAGGTGTCCCAGCCGTCGTAGGTGTGGCAATTGGCAAGGTCACGGGCCAGCAGCGCCGAGTTGTCGATGATGGTTTCATCCACATCGGAAACGATGGCGAGCTTCGAAGGATCTTCCGCCGCAGCCACCGCTGCATCCAGCTTCTCGGTGGCGATGTTGTAAGCCTGCATCTGCAGGGCGCGAACTTCCGCTGATTGCTGCTGATAACGCAACGCCATGGTGAACTGGTCAACCGGGCACTCGCCCTTTTTTTCCGGGGCGTCGTCGGCGAATGCGACGGATGCGCTCAATGCCGAAGCCACGATGGCGATGGGCAAGCAGACGAATCTTCTGTTCTTGGTCATGGAATGCACTCTGATGGGGTGGTTGATGTAAAGCCGCCTTCCTCGAAGCTGTTTCGTGACGGTCGATGAAACCAGCACAGCAGCGCGGATTTCCTGCGCTGCTCAGCCGGGAACGATGGGGCATGCCGAAGGTGGCGGCCTGACGCCCGAAAGGCGCGGACCGTACCGATACTAGATAGCCAGGCGCTCGATCCGCGCTCCAGGAACGACACTGGCTTAACCCGCCAAGCCATCGGCATGCCCAGAAACGACAACGGCCCGCAAGCGGGCCGTTGATATCCGGTAAACAGGGCTCAGCTGAGCGCTGCCAGGACCTTGGAGGTGATCTGCTCGACGGAGCCGACGCCGGCGATGGCGCTGTATTTCGGCGTGCCTTCGGCAGCCGAAAGCTTCTGGTAGAAATCCACCAGGGGCTTGGTCTGCGAATGGTAGACCGACAGGCGATGACGCACGGTGGCTTCCTTGTCGTCGTCGCGCTGGATCAGATCTTCACCGGTTTCGTCATCCTTGCCAGCGACTTTCGGCGGGTTGTGCTCGGTGTGGTACACGCGACCGGAGTTCGGGTGTACGCGGCGACCGGCGATGCGGCCGACGATTTCCTCGTCATCGACGGCAATTTCGACCACGTGATCGATCTGCACGCCAGCGTCCTTGAGGGCCTGAGCCTGAGGGATGGTGCGCGGGAAGCCGTCGAACAGGAAGCCATTGGCGCAATCGGGTTGAGCGATGCGCTCCTTGACCAGGTTGATGATCAGCTCATCGGAGACCAGGCCACCGGCATCCATCACGCTTTTCGCGGCCAGACCCAGTTCAGTGCCTGCCTTGACCGCTGCCCGCAGCATGTCACCGGTGGAGATCTGTGGAATCGAGAATTTCTTGGTAATGAAACCAGCCTGAGTACCTTTGCCGGCACCGGGCGCCCCCAACAGAATCACGCGCATCGATGTGCTCCTCAAGTTCTTGGTAGTGATGGTGGACTCGCCTCGTGGGGCCAATCTCAGAAGGTTTCGGCAGGCCGGCCAGGGGCCGAACTGCCAGAAGGTCGATCAAGATACACAGCGCCCCAATGCCGCACAAGCCATCGAAAGTCGCAGACAAATGCGACCGGGGCCTCATTTCCAGACGACGCCTCGCAGCTTGCATCATATTTTCGCGGCGCCGCCATACAACCAAGGTCAAAGCCGAACAGAATTTCCCCAAAAACTGCCACAGAGGACAATCTTCCCAGCTTTTACCGGCAATTTCCGCCTATCGGCGCAGCAATCACCCGCTGCGCCCGATGCCCTCAACCGGTATTGCGCAAACCGGCGGCGATACCCGCCACGCTGACCAGCAATGCCTGTTCCAGAGGGCTTCCCGCCTCCTGCTCGCGCTGCCGCGAGCGGGCCAGCAGCTCGGCTTGCAGCAGGTGCAATGGATCCAGATAGGTATTGCGTACGGTGATGAACTCCAGCGTCTCCGGGCTGTGGGCAAGCAACTGCGACTGCCCGGTGAGACCCAGCACGACACCACCCGCCTGCGACAATAGGTCGCGTAAATGCGCACCCAATGGGTGCAGTTCGGCACTGACCAGACGCTCGTCATACAGCCTGGCGATCGACTCGTCAGCCTTGGCGAGCACCATTTCCAGCATGTCGATGCGCGTGCGGAAGAACGGCCAGTGTTCGCGCATGTCGCGCAGCAACTCGCCCTCGCCGCGCTCCAGCGCTCCGCTCAGGGCGGCCTCCCAGCCCAGCCAGGCCGGCAGCATCAGGCGGGTCTGCGTCCAGGCGAAAATCCAGGGGATTGCCCGCAGGCTTTCCACCCCGCCCTCGCGCCGCTTGGCCGGCCTGCTGCCCAGCGGCAGGCGGCCAAGCTCCTGCTCCGGCGTCGCCTGGCGAAAGTACTCGACGAACTGCGGATGCTCGCGCACCACGCCGCGGTAGGCGACCACGCCGTCGGAAGAAAGCCTGTCCATCTGCGCGCGCCAGGCTGGCTCGGGCGCGGGCGGCGGCAGCAGGGTCGCCTCCAGCACGGCGGCCAGGTAGAGATTGAGGTTCTGCTCGGCGATGTCCGGCATGCCGAACTTGAAGCGGATCATCTCGCCCTGCTCGGTGGTGCGGAAACGCCCGTTCACCGAGCCCGGTGGTTGCGACAGGATCGCCTCGTGGGCGGGACCACCACCGCGGCCCACGGTGCCACCGCGGCCATGGAACAGCAGCAGCTCGACCTGATGCTGACGACAGATCTCCACCAGACTTTCCTGGGCACGGTACTGCGCCCAGGCGGCAGCGGTGGTCCCGGCATCCTTGGCGGAGTCGGAGTAGCCGATCATCACTTCCTGCGGGCCGTGCAAGCTGGCTCGATAGCCCGGCAGCCCCAGCAATTGCTCGATGGCGACCGCTGCGTTATCCAGATCGGCCAGGGTTTCGAACAGCGGCACCACACGCATCGGCCTGCGCAGCCCGGCTTCCTTGAGCAGCAGCTGTACCGCGAGCACATCGGAGGCGGTTCCCGCCATGGAGATGACGTAGGAACCGAGAGACGCCGCGGGCGCGGCCGCGACCTCACGACAGGTCGCCAGCACTTCGGCGGTCTCGCCTGCGGGACGGAAGTCCGCGGGCAATAGCGGACGACGGCTGTTCAGCTCGGTCTGCAGAAAGTGCAGACGCTGTTCTTCATCCCATTCCTGATAACGGCCAAGGCCCAGATAATCGGTGATCTCACCCAGCGCGGCGGCATGGCGAGTGGCGTCCTGGCGAACGTCCAGGCGCACCAGGAACAGGCCGAAGGTTTTCACCCGACGCAGGAAGTCGAGCAGCGGGCCGTCGGCGATGACGCCCATGCCGCACTCGTGCAGCGAGCGGTAGCAAAGATGCAGTGGGTCGTAGAGGTCGCTGTTGTCCTGCAACACGGCGGCAGGCGGGCTGACCGGACCGGCGAGCGACTCGTGAGCCCAGGTCCGGGTGGCGCGCAAGCGCTCGCGGAGCTGCTTGAGCAGCGCCCGGTAGGGCTCGGCACTGTCGCCACTGCGCGCGCGCAACTCATCGCTGGCCTGCTGCATGGAAAGCTCGGCGGCCAGGCTGTCGATGTCACGCAGATACAGATCGGCGGCCATCCAGCGGGCCAGCAACAGAACCTCGCGGGTCACCTTGGCCGTCACGTTGGGGTTGCCATCCCGATCGCCGCCCATCCACGAGGCGAATCGGATCGGCGCGGCCTCCAGCGGCAGACGGAACCCGGTTTCCCGCAGCAGTGCCTGGTCAGCCTTGCGCAGCACGGTCGGCAGGGCGTACCACAGCGAGTTTTCGATTACCGCGAAGCCCCATTTGGCCTCGTCCACCGGGGTCGGGCGCACGCGACGGATTTCCTCGGTGTGCCAGGCCTCGGCGATCAGCCGCTGCAGGCGGCTGGAAATCGCGTCGCGCTCCCCTGCGGACAGGTCGCGGTGATCCTGCTCCGCCAGCTGCGCGGCGATGGCATCGTATTTCTGAATCAGGGTGCGCCTGGCGACTTCGGTCGGGTGCGCGGTGAGCACCAATTCGATATCCAGCCGACCGACCTGCCGGGCCAGGGCTTCGCGATCATGCCCACCGGCACGCAGACGCTGCAGCAGCTCGTCCAGTATGCGGTTCTCGAAGGGCTGCGCCTCGCCGGCATCACGTCGGCGCACGCGGTGATACTGCTCGGCGATGTTGGCCAGGTTCAGAAACTGGTTGAAGGCACGGGCGACCGGCAGCAATTCGTCGTCGTGCAGTTGGTCGAGGGTATCGCTCAGCTGTCGAGCCCCGTCCGCCGAACCCTGGCGCGCAGCCTTGGCGCCCTTGCGGATGCGCTCGATCTTGTCGAGGAAAGCATCGCCGTGCTGCTCGCGGATGGTGGTGCCGAGCAACTCGCCAAGCTGGTGAACGTCCTCGCGTAGACGTGCGTCGATTTGCGTCATACCGGTGTGCCTCCGCCGCTGCGTGAACCTGCAGATTGGCCCAGCCTGGCACTGCCTGACAAGCAGCCCTTCGACCAAAGCAGCAGAACGAAGCGCCGATACGCGCCGCCACAGGCGTCAATCGGAACGCAGCCGGAGGGCTCAGGTCTGTAACAGAGAACCCGCCCCACCTCGAGGTACCTATGAAGATCCGCGAACTCGTCCAGCAATGGGAACAGAACGCAACCGGCCGCCTGGTCAGTACGCCTTACCAGGTGCATCTGGATGTGGAGTCGGCCGCGCGCCTGGCGGCACTCGGCCACATGTACCCGAAACGGCGCCCTGAAGAGCTGATCGCCGAGCTGCTCGGTGCCGCTCTGGAAGACCTCGAAGCCAGCCTGCCCTACGTTCAGGGCACTCACGTGGTCGCCACGGACGAAGAAGGCAACCCGGTCTATGAAGACGTCGGCCCTACCCCGCGTTTTCTGGAGCTGGCTCGCCACTACCTGCATGAAATGAATGCCGAAGCCGAGCGAAGCGAGCCCTGATCGAGAACCGCGGCCCTGTCGCCAGATGCCGCGCAAAGCGCCGAGTGGCGCGGCTTTCGACATTTTTCTGGCGACGCGATCCTGGCAACGTGCACTTTTTTGCTGAACGTTTCCTGACTCAGCCAACTCACAGGGTTATGCCGTAATGACCACTGGTCGCCGGAGAAAAACTAACTCAGCCGCTATCGCTCCTGAGTTTCCGGACGGCAGGTGACCATCGTGGAAACCGACTGTTTGCCAGGAATTTACCAATGGAGTTGCACACCATGACCACTAAAACTGCCCCAAACGCTCGTACCAAACTAGCCGGCTGGAAAGTTGCGGCACTGGCTATCGGCAGCAGCTTGCTGCTCGTCGGTTGCGCAGGCACTCCGCCCAGTGAGCAACTGGCTGTGACCAAGTCGGCCGTCAACGAAGCCGTGAGCTCCGGCGGTACCGAATTCGCCGCGGTCGAAACCAAGTCTGCCCAGGACAAACTGAAGCAGGCCGAGCTGGAAGTCATCGAGAAGAACTACGAAGAAGCCAAACGCCTGGCCGAACAAGCCGAGTGGGACGCACGCGTAGCCGTGCGTAAAACCCAGGCAGCCAAGGCTGACAAGGCACTGAAGGATGCCCAGCAGGGTATCGAGGAACTGCGTCAGGAAGGTCTGCGCAGCGCTCAGCCGGCTCCGACCCAAGGTCAGTAACGGCTTCGTCAGACTTCGCCAATTGAATAAAGGATGAACGATCATGCGTAAACAAGTGATGATTCCAGCCCTGCTGGCTCTGAGCGTTGGCCTCGCTGCCTGCTCCACCCAACCGAACGTGAACCTCGAGCAGGCGCGTAGCGGCTATTCCACGCTGCAGACCGACCCGCAAGCGGTGAAGGTCGCGGCACTGGAAACCAAGGATGCCGGTGAAGCGCTGGAAAAAGCCGAGCGCGCTTTCCGCGAGAAAGAAGACGAGAAGAAGGTCGACCAGCTTTCCTACCTGGCCAACCAGCGCATCGAAGTGGCGCGTCAGACCATCGCACTGCGCACCACCGAAGCGAGCCTCGAGCAGACGGGCGCCCAACGTGCCCAGGCCCGCCTGGAAGCCCGTGACGCGCAGATCAAGCAACTGCAGAACAGCCTCAACGCCAAGCAGACCGAACGCGGCACTCTGGTCACCTTCGGCGACGTACTGTTCGACCTGAACCGTGCCGAGCTCAAGCCAGGCGGCTTCGCCAACATCGCCAAGCTCGCCCAGTTCCTGCAGGAAAACCCGGATCGCAAGGTAATCGTCGAAGGCTACACCGACAGCACCGGTTCGGCTGACTACAACCAGGGCCTGTCCGAGCGTCGCGCCAACTCCGTACGTGCCGCACTGGTACGTCAGGGCGTAGGTCCGGAGCGCATCGTCGCTCAGGGCTATGGCAAGGAATACCCGGTTGCCAGCAACGCCGACTCTGCCGGCCGCGCTCAGAACCGTCGTGTGGAAGTGACCATTTCCAACGACAACAAGCCGGTTGCTCCTCGCTCGTCCGTAAGCAGCAACTAAGTAGCTGCTGTTGCACCAGAACCCCGCTTCGGCGGGGTTCTGTCGTTTCAGGGGCAGCCGGCACGCGCCCCTGGCGACATCTTTGCGCCTTGTAGCTCCGGCAAATGGGATCCTGATTGCCAACCTCGCCACACGCCCGTAACCCTGCCCCCGCACGACCAATCGCCCAGCCCTCGAACCCGCGTTTACCACCCGCGACTCACGCCTTCCGTGCCTCCTTCGCCGCGCGACCCGCGAACCTCGCTCGACAGCGCCGAGCAGACTCCAGGCACCCGAAAATACCGCTCATCGGAGCAAACAACCACTAATCGGTGAAAACGACCGTTCGTCATGCAATAATGCCCGCTGGTCGACGGACGAACGGTAGCTGCTCGCAGCTATCGGCCTCCGCGGCCCATTTCGATGCGGCAGGTAAACCATCATGGAAATCGACTACCTGCCAGGAAACTACCTATGGAGTTGCATACACCATGAGCACCAAGACTGCTTCAAAAGCGCGCACTCAACTGGCGGGCTGGAAAGCCGCGACACTGGCCGTCGGCAGCGCCCTGATTCTCGCTGGCTGTGCAGGCACCCCGCCCAGCGAGCAACTGGCGGTGACCAAGTCTGCCGTCAATGAAGCCGTGAGCTCTGGCGGAACAGAATTCGCCGCAGTGGAAACCCGCTCCGCCCAGGACAAGCTGAAGCAGGCCGAGCAGAAGGTTTACGAAAAGAAATTCGAGGAAGCCAAACGGCTGGCAGAGCAGGCCGAGTGGGATGCACGCCTGGCGGTTCGCAAGACCCAGGCGGCGAAGGCAGAGAAAGCACTGAAGGATGCCCAACAAGGCATCGAAGAACTGCGTCAGGAAGGCCTGCGCGGCTTCCAGAGCACTCCTGCCCAAGGCCAGTAACAGGTCTGTCGAACAGACCTCGCTAATCGTTAAAGGATGACCAAACATGCGTAATCAACTGATGATCCCCGCCCTGCTGGCCCTGAGCGTCGGCCTGGCAGCCTGCTCGACGAAGCCCAACGTCAATCTGGAACAGGCGCGCAGCAACTTCTCGACCCTGCAAAGCGATCCCAAGGCGATCAAGGTAGCCGCCCTGGAGACCAAGGACGCCGGCGAATTCCTGGAAAAAGCCGAGAAGGCCTATCGTGAAAAGGAAGACCAGAAGATCGTCGATCAGCTGTCTTACCTGGCCAACCAGCGTGTCGAAGTGGCGCGCCAGACCATCGCCCTGCGTACCACCGAGCAGGACCTGCAAAAGACCGCCGCACAGCGCACTCAGGCACGCCTGGAAGCCCGTGAAGCGCAAATCAAGCAATTGCAGAGCAGCCTGAACGGCAAGAAAACCGAACGCGGCACGCTGGTCACCTTTGGTGACGTGCTGTTCGACGTTGGCCGCGCCGAGCTCAAGGCCGGAGGCCTGCACAACATCAACCAACTGGCCGAGTTCCTGCGTGACAATCCCGGCCGCAAGGTTCTGGTCGAAGGCTACACCGACAGCACCGGTTCGGAAGCCCTGAATCTCGACCTGTCGGATCGCCGCGCCAACGCCGTACGCACCGCACTGGTACGCATGGGCGTGGGCCCGGAGCGAATCGTCGCCCAGGGCTACGGCAAGGAATACCCGGTCGCCAGCAATGCCAGCGCCTCTGGCCGTGCCATGAACCGCCGCGTGGAAGTGACCATTTCCAACGACAACAAAGCCGTCGCCCCCCGCTCGTCCTTCCGCAGCTACTAAGCGCAGGCCGAACGAAAGCGAACCCCGCCACGGCGGGGTTCGTCATTTCTGGCTCCGCGAATCTGCGTACAGGGGCGCCCTGCGTCGCCCAGCCCCTAACGATCCGGCGGCATGTCATCGACCATGCAACGCACGGCCTGCCTGCGGTTATCGACCAGTACCCCGCTGAGCCCCTTCTGCTTGAGATCGAACAGCACCAGCACGCCATCGATGCATTGGGCAACCTGGTCGGCTGCCTTCAGCGACACCTTGTAGTCCTCGCCAGGAACGGTCTTGAGCATGGTGAATTCGGACAGCAGCAAGGCATCCTCAGGCTTGGCGAAGTGCAGATAG encodes:
- the adk gene encoding adenylate kinase translates to MRVILLGAPGAGKGTQAGFITKKFSIPQISTGDMLRAAVKAGTELGLAAKSVMDAGGLVSDELIINLVKERIAQPDCANGFLFDGFPRTIPQAQALKDAGVQIDHVVEIAVDDEEIVGRIAGRRVHPNSGRVYHTEHNPPKVAGKDDETGEDLIQRDDDKEATVRHRLSVYHSQTKPLVDFYQKLSAAEGTPKYSAIAGVGSVEQITSKVLAALS
- a CDS encoding OmpA family protein, with protein sequence MRNQLMIPALLALSVGLAACSTKPNVNLEQARSNFSTLQSDPKAIKVAALETKDAGEFLEKAEKAYREKEDQKIVDQLSYLANQRVEVARQTIALRTTEQDLQKTAAQRTQARLEAREAQIKQLQSSLNGKKTERGTLVTFGDVLFDVGRAELKAGGLHNINQLAEFLRDNPGRKVLVEGYTDSTGSEALNLDLSDRRANAVRTALVRMGVGPERIVAQGYGKEYPVASNASASGRAMNRRVEVTISNDNKAVAPRSSFRSY
- a CDS encoding OmpA family protein, with translation MRKQVMIPALLALSVGLAACSTQPNVNLEQARSGYSTLQTDPQAVKVAALETKDAGEALEKAERAFREKEDEKKVDQLSYLANQRIEVARQTIALRTTEASLEQTGAQRAQARLEARDAQIKQLQNSLNAKQTERGTLVTFGDVLFDLNRAELKPGGFANIAKLAQFLQENPDRKVIVEGYTDSTGSADYNQGLSERRANSVRAALVRQGVGPERIVAQGYGKEYPVASNADSAGRAQNRRVEVTISNDNKPVAPRSSVSSN
- a CDS encoding DUF4398 domain-containing protein; protein product: MSTKTASKARTQLAGWKAATLAVGSALILAGCAGTPPSEQLAVTKSAVNEAVSSGGTEFAAVETRSAQDKLKQAEQKVYEKKFEEAKRLAEQAEWDARLAVRKTQAAKAEKALKDAQQGIEELRQEGLRGFQSTPAQGQ
- a CDS encoding DUF4398 domain-containing protein is translated as MELHTMTTKTAPNARTKLAGWKVAALAIGSSLLLVGCAGTPPSEQLAVTKSAVNEAVSSGGTEFAAVETKSAQDKLKQAELEVIEKNYEEAKRLAEQAEWDARVAVRKTQAAKADKALKDAQQGIEELRQEGLRSAQPAPTQGQ
- the tsaB gene encoding tRNA (adenosine(37)-N6)-threonylcarbamoyltransferase complex dimerization subunit type 1 TsaB; protein product: MTTLLALDTATEACSVALLHDGRVTSHYEVIPRMHAQRLLPMIKALLGEQGVALSALDAIAFGRGPGAFTGVRIAIGVVQGLAFALDRPVLPVSNLAVLAQRALREHGASQVAAAIDARMDEVYWGCYRAEQGEMRLVGHEAVLAPEQALLPSEAAGEWFGAGTGWGTFAPRIAAQVAARDDDMLPHAEDLLSLARFAWARGEAVVADQAQPIYLRDKVATPKMPPPAGF
- a CDS encoding 5'-nucleotidase, lipoprotein e(P4) family, which gives rise to MTKNRRFVCLPIAIVASALSASVAFADDAPEKKGECPVDQFTMALRYQQQSAEVRALQMQAYNIATEKLDAAVAAAEDPSKLAIVSDVDETIIDNSALLARDLANCHTYDGWDTWLPWERDGNPVLIPGAKKFLEHADKLGVAIRYVSDRSQEQKDYTLKALKKLDLPQVSAESVLLLGPPKVERRALVAKDYRIVMLLGDTLHDFDARFRKTPVAEQRATAEAESAKWGTEWIVFPNSGYGTWSKEPLKGWDAKPVIEKW
- the ppc gene encoding phosphoenolpyruvate carboxylase yields the protein MTQIDARLREDVHQLGELLGTTIREQHGDAFLDKIERIRKGAKAARQGSADGARQLSDTLDQLHDDELLPVARAFNQFLNLANIAEQYHRVRRRDAGEAQPFENRILDELLQRLRAGGHDREALARQVGRLDIELVLTAHPTEVARRTLIQKYDAIAAQLAEQDHRDLSAGERDAISSRLQRLIAEAWHTEEIRRVRPTPVDEAKWGFAVIENSLWYALPTVLRKADQALLRETGFRLPLEAAPIRFASWMGGDRDGNPNVTAKVTREVLLLARWMAADLYLRDIDSLAAELSMQQASDELRARSGDSAEPYRALLKQLRERLRATRTWAHESLAGPVSPPAAVLQDNSDLYDPLHLCYRSLHECGMGVIADGPLLDFLRRVKTFGLFLVRLDVRQDATRHAAALGEITDYLGLGRYQEWDEEQRLHFLQTELNSRRPLLPADFRPAGETAEVLATCREVAAAPAASLGSYVISMAGTASDVLAVQLLLKEAGLRRPMRVVPLFETLADLDNAAVAIEQLLGLPGYRASLHGPQEVMIGYSDSAKDAGTTAAAWAQYRAQESLVEICRQHQVELLLFHGRGGTVGRGGGPAHEAILSQPPGSVNGRFRTTEQGEMIRFKFGMPDIAEQNLNLYLAAVLEATLLPPPAPEPAWRAQMDRLSSDGVVAYRGVVREHPQFVEYFRQATPEQELGRLPLGSRPAKRREGGVESLRAIPWIFAWTQTRLMLPAWLGWEAALSGALERGEGELLRDMREHWPFFRTRIDMLEMVLAKADESIARLYDERLVSAELHPLGAHLRDLLSQAGGVVLGLTGQSQLLAHSPETLEFITVRNTYLDPLHLLQAELLARSRQREQEAGSPLEQALLVSVAGIAAGLRNTG
- a CDS encoding DUF72 domain-containing protein, translating into MLPYFLGCPSWNETAWRGSFYPADLNLADSLEHYCRVFNAVEGNTTFYARPDQDKLVRWVQRMPEHFRFCAKVHKDISHEGDLRDQLDGTQAFLELLAPLGDRVAPLWLQLPAMFGPSRLNELAVWLDAFSQRRLAVEVRHPAFFDKGDEERALNRLLHERGVERICLDSRALFSCRSSDPAVLHAQSKKPRLPIRPAAFSDSPQVRFIGGPDLDANQPFLEPWLDKVAAWIEDGLTPYVFLHTPDNHLAAAQALRFHQSLSERLPGLPPLPPYTDKAPRAEQLGLL